The Corynebacterium occultum sequence CGGCGGGGACATCCGCTACGGCTACAGCCACATGGCGGCGGGGAACACGGAACAGGCAGAGCACTTCTTCGCCTCCTCCTATGATCTGCACGCACAGGTGGCGGCTTTCCCCAAGCCCTATGTGGCGACCATTGACGGCATCGCCATGGGAGGTGGGCTCGGGATCTCTGCCCACGGTTCTTTCCGAGTGGTCACGGAGCGGGCCAGTGCCTCCATGCCGGAGATCTACATCGCTTTCGTGCCGGATGTGGGAATGTCCTATGAGATGCAACGGATGGAGGGCACCAAGGGTTATGCCTCGGCGAGCCTGGCCACCTTCATCGGCACCACCGCGCTACGCCTGAGTGCCGCGGACATGCTCTGGTCCGGGGTGGGCACCCACTTCGTGCCCTCAGCGGAACTGGCGGACTTCGAGGCTGCGGTCATTACGGGATCCATCGAGGAAGCCCTGGAGCGGTTCTCCGGCACCCTGGACCAGCCTTCCCGGATCGCAGGTTTTGAAACTGGGATTGAGGAATGCTTCAGCGGCGGAGAGTGGGCGGAGATCGCTGATCGCCTGGCGGCCTCCCCGGACACGGAGCTGCAGCAGCTGGTGCTTGCCCAACAGGAGCGGGCCAATCCGGCGTCGATCGTGGCAGCGGTGGAACTCTACCGGGCGCAGCCGAGCTCAGCTCGTGAGGCGCTGGACAATGAGGCGGCCGTCGGCAAGCTGCTGCGGCAGGACCCCAACTTCTTCGAGGGCATCCGCACCGTGCTCATCGACAAGGGGGATACCCCGAGGTTTTCCCCGGCCCGGACGGTCGAGGTCGACCCGGCTCCCTATCGTTCGGCACTCGCCCCGGACTGAGCTTTTCGACGGCCCGTTCAGAGGTGCTTTGCAGCCTCCCGGCGGCTCAGCGCCGAAAGTTTCTCCTCCTGCTCAAGGAGGAAGGTACGCACCCATTCCGGATTACTTCGGGCGTACTCCCTGAGTGCCCAGCCGATGGCCTTGTTGATGAAGAATTCCTTCGATCCGGTGTTGCGGAGGATGATCTCACTCAGCAGGGCGGGGTCGGTGTCCGCCTTGAATCCCAGCTGATGCAGGATCGCCACGCGGCGCACCCAGAAGTTAGGGTCCTGGGCCCACTCCTCCATGTCCGCCGCGGTGGCGGCCCGCCCGATGGTCTTGACCAGGGCATCAACGGTGTCCCACCAGGATTTGTTCTCCACCAGGAATTTCAGCTGTGGCAGATCCTCCCAGGTCACCGGAACCTGGGAGAGATGATCGCAGGCGACGTATTGGAACTCCCGTTCCTCGGCGGCCCAGCAGGCCGCGATGAATCTCCAGTCAGGTGCTTGACGACGCCCCCGCAGCAGCTCCCGGCTGGCTTTCCGTCGATCCGGGGTGCTCACCCCGAGGAAGGAAAATTGATCCCGCATATAGGCCTTCATGCCTGGGGCGCGCTCTGGGTCCGCGACATCGACAAGCGCGCGAAGCAGCAGGTCAAAAGGGGAGGAGGGGGTCATGCCCTTGAGCGTAACCCCTCCTTATCTGGTTCGGGGCCTTAGACGGCGGTGTAACCACCGTCGACCAGATGGTAGGAACCGGTGATGAAGGATGCTTCCTCGGAGAGCAGGAAGCGCACCAGGGAGGCCACCTCCTGGGACTCACCCAGACGGCCGAAGGCATGCTTGGCGGCCAGTGCGTCGTAGTGTTCCTTGGGCAGGTTCTCCAACAACGGGGTGTTGATGTAGGCCGGTCCGACGGCGTTGACCCGGATGCCCTTGTCGCCGTACTCGGCGGCGGCATTCTTGGTCAGGCCGACCACGCCGTGCTTCGCCGCGGTGTAGGCGGAGTTACCCGGTGCAGCGACGGTCCCGTGGATGGATGCCATGTTCACGATCGCACACTTGCCGGCATCATCCTGCTTGAGGAACTGCTCGATCTGGTAGCGGTTGCCATAGGCCACACCGCTGAGGTTGATGGCGATGACACGGTCCCAGTCATCGAGGTCCATCTCGCCGACCTTGTTGGACTTGCCGCCGATGCCGGCGTTGTTGACCGCCAGGTGCAGGGCACCGAAACGTTCCACGGCGAACTTCACGGCGGCCTTATTGTCCTCGCGGGAGGCGGAGTCCATCTTGAAGGGGGCTGCCTCGCCACTGGTCTCCTGAATTTCCGCGACGACGCGTTCGGTGCCCTCGAAGTTGATGTCGGTGGCGATGACCTTGGCCCCGCGGGCGGCCAGATCCTTGGCGATGGCCTCGCCGAGGCCGGAAGCGGCGCCGGTGACCAGTGCAACCTTGCCGGTGAATGAGCTCATGAAAACGTTCCTTCCACCACGTTGCCGTGGGTGTTGTCACATCCCCGCTCAGCACGCCGGGATGCTGCCTTCAAATCTCTGCTGACCTGCCGGAATGTTCCGGCCGTCACCACCCATGGTACGCGTGAGCCCAGGGGAGTTGTGGGGTGAGTTTAAGCACTTCCCAGGGGTGACACACATACCCTCAGGCTGGGCAATCTGAGGGAACGCCCTCGGCGGGGCAATCCAATGGGTATCCTATGACCGTCGAAAGGGAAGACCATGAAGAAACTTCAGATCGGGGCCATCTATGTCGGAGGTTTCGTGGGACCCTTCACCGGGCAGGCACTGGCGGTGGTGCTCCCGGAGTTCGCCGAGACCTTCGACATCACCGTGGCGCAGGCCGCACTGACGATCTCGGCCTATCTCTTCCCCTTCGCCACGATGATGCTTTTCTCCGGTCGGCTGGTCCGGAAGATACCGCCGCACAAGGTGATTCTGACGGCCTACGCGGTGACCCTGCCGTTCGCGCTGGCTCTCCTCATCACGCCTTCCTGGTTCTTTTTCCTGCTCTGTTTCGCGGTCATCGGCATCGCCAACGCCTTCACCACCCCGGTGTTCCAGATGATGCTGCGGGAGCTCACCCCACCGGAGTCATTGGGTTCGGCCCTGGGAACCTATGCGGCGATGCAGTCCCTGGGTATGCTCTCCGCGCCCCTGATCTCAGGGTTGTCCACCCTGGTGAGCTGGCGGCTGGCTTTCCTGGCCACCATCCTGACCTCGGCCTTTATTCTGCTGGTCCGGGTACCTGTGGTGCCTTCCCCGGATTCCTCCCCACAGCGGGTGACGGGTCAGATCCAGTGGGGACCCGTGGGGGTGCAGATGTTCAGCAGCTTCGTGGTGGGGATCGGTGTCATGGGGCTGGGTTTCCTGGCAGCCCTCTACGTCGGGGATGAATTCGGACTGGGGCCGGTGGGGCGTGGTCTGGTCATCATGTGCGGTGGCACCGCAGCATTCCTCACCGCCCGACCGATCGGCGGGCTGGCTGACCGCTACGGAACACGGGCCATCCTGGTGTCCGCTGCGCTGGTGGCCGCGGTCGCCCTCTTCCTGTTTCCCCTGGCAACCTGGGTGTGGCTGCTGATTCTGGCATGGGCGCTGACCATCATGGCGGGGCAGGGAATCCAGGCGACGGTGAACCTGGCGGTGATCGGAGGTCCGGGTGGCTCCTCCCTGATCTCCACGGTGCAGGCTTTCCGTTTCTTCGGCACCGCCGCCGCCCCAGTTGTGTTCCTGCCGATCTACACCGGCATCGGCGGGCCTGTTTTCTGGGTGCCTGCCGCAGCCCTGCTGGTGGTGGCGGTGCTCCAACAGCTCAACCCGGGAAACCGGCGGAATGACTAAGACCCCCTGTCACATGACAGGGGGTCTTGAATCAGTGGTTCTGGGCCAGCCGGAAATCTAGGCCTGTCCCTCGAAGAGGGTGGTCACGGAACCGTTCTCGAAGATCTCACTGATGGTTTGGGCCAGCAGCGGGGCGATGCTGAGGACGGTCAGGTTCTTCCAGCCCTCGGTGTTCTGCGGCAGGGTGTCGGTGGTGATGATCTCCTCGGCACCGCAGGCACTGAGGCGTTCCCGGGCCGGGTCGGAGAAGACGCCATGGGTGCAGGCGATGACCACGGAACGGGCACCGGCCTCCTTGAGCACGCGGCAGGCGCCGGCGATGGTGCCACCGGTGTCGATCATGTCATCGAGCAGGACACAGTCCTTACCCTCGACCTCACCGACGACGCGGTTTGCGGTGACCTCATTGGCCACGTCCACGCTGCGGGACTTGTGGATGAAGGCCAACGGGGCATCCCCCAGGGTGTTGGCCCACTTCTCGGCGACCTTGACGCGACCGGCATCGGGGGAGACGACACAGATATTGCTCATGTCGTACTTCGAGGTGATGTAGTCGGTCAGGATCGGCATGGCGTGCATGTGATCGACCGGGCCGTCGAAGAAGCCCTGGATCTGGTCGGTGTGCAGATCCACGGAGACGATGCGGTCTGCACCGGCGGTCAGCAGCAGGTCAGCGACCAGGCGAGCGGAGATCGGCTCGCGGCCGCGGTGCTTCTTGTCCTGGCGGGCATAGGGGTAGAAAGGCAGGATCGCGGTGATGCGCTTGGCGGAACCGCGCTTGAGAGCATCGATCATGATCAGCTGTTCCATCAGCCACTTGTTCAGCGGCTGAGTGTGGGACTGCAGGACGAAGCAGTCGGAGCCACGGACAGACTCCTCAAAACGGACGAAGATCTCGCCATTCGCAAAATCCCGGGCGGTGGTGGGAGTTACTTCGATCCCCAGTTCCCGTGCCACAGCCTCTCCCAGTTCGGGGTGCGCCCGACCAGAGAAAAACATCATGTTCTTGTGGTTTTGCTTCCAGTGAGCTGTCATGATCGTCAGCTTAACCTTCCTGGTTGAGTTCAGAAAAATCTGCCAGGGCGCGTTCAGCGGCCTCGGCGGCGGGGGTTCCCGGACGCTTCTTCTGGACCCATCCTTCAAGGTTGCGCTGGCTACCACCGGATACGGCGAGGGCGCCCGGGGGGACATCCTCCTTGATTACTGTACCTGCCCCGGAATATGCGCCATCGCCCACGGTCACCGGAGCGATGAACATGGTGTCTGAGCCGGTGCGGACATGACTGCCGATCGTGGTGTGATGTTTGGTAACACCATCATAGTTCACGAAGACGGAGGAAGCCCCGATATTGGATTCCTCGCCGATGGTGGCGTCACCGACATAGGTCAGGTGGGGCACCTTGGAGCCCCGCCCGATCTGGGCGTTCTTGGCCTCCACGAAGCCACCCAACTTGCCGTCCTCACCGAGAACGGTGTTCGGGCGGATGTAGGTGAAGGGGCCGACACTGGCGTGGGCGCCGATGACGGAACTCTCGCCGTGGGTGCGGATCACCGTGGCGCCGGTGCCGATGGTCATGTCACGCAGGGTGGTGTCCGGCCCGATCTCCGCATTATCGGCGATGCTGGTGGTACCCCACAGCTGGGTGCCCGGATGAATCACCACATCCCTGCCCACCTGCACATCCACGCCGATCCAGGTGCTCTCCGGATCGATGATGGTGGCCCCGCCGAGCATTGCGGTTTCAACGGTGCGGCGGTTGAGCTCACGGCCGGCCTCCGCCAGCTGCACGCGGTTGTTCACCCCGGCCAGTTCGGCGGGGTCCGCAGCCAGGAAGGCCCGCACCGGGTGGCCGGCCTCACGGGCGATGCCGAGCACGTCGGTCAGGTAAAGCTCGCCCTGGGCATTGTCGGAGTCGAGTTTGCCGAGAGCGTCGCGAAGCACTGCGGCATCGAAGGCGAAGACACCGGAGTTCACCTCATCCACGTTGCGCTGCTCCTCGGTGGCGTCCTTCTGCTCCACGATGGCGGTGACCTCACCCTCCGCGTTGCGGATGATCCGGCCATAGCCGGTGGGGTCCTCAAGCCGCATGGTCAGTACGGTCACCGCGGTGGGAACGGCGGTGTGCGCCTCCAGCAGCTGGCCCAGGGTTTCCGGGCGCAGCAGGGGGACATCAGCATTGGTGACGATGATGGTGCCCTCGAAATCGGGCAGCGGTGCCAGACCACACTGCACGGCATGGCCGGTACCGTTCTGCTCCTCCTGGATGGCGGTGAGCACCTCACGGTTCAGCTGCTCGGCGACGGCCTCGACCGCCGGGCCGACCTGCTCGCGCTTATGCCCGATCACCGCGACGATATGTTCCGGGGAGACCCCGGCAGCGGCATGCAGGCTGTGGGAGAGCAGGCTGCGGCCGCCGATCTCATGCAGGGTCTTCTGGGTCTCAGATTTCATGCGGGTGCCTGCACCGGCAGCCAGTACGACAAGGGCGCAGGGATTCGGGGAAGTGCTCACGTTCAGGTTGTTCCTTTGGTGCTAGGGGACGCATGCCGGGACATTGGGGGCTCAAGTGCACAAGGGACTAAGCCACCCCGGACAGGTACCGATACAGCATAACTGTCAGGGCGGATTCCGTGGGCTGCTTTGCTTCCACCTGCGGCGTGGTGCCCCAGGTGTAGACACGGTGGGGGAGGAGGGGCGTCGATAAGCGGTCTCAGCCCACCGAGACATCCTTCATCCGGCCCGCGGCCAGGGTTCCCACCAGTCCCACCGCCGCGAGGAAGAGCAGGGCAGCGGAAGATCCGGCCTGGGCGACCACCCCGGAGACAGCTCCCACCCCGAGCAGGATCAGGCCCATCAGGGAGTTCGCGGCACTGACATAACGGGTACGTTGATCACCCTCCGCCAGGTCCACCACATAGGTTTTCCGGGCCACCCGAATGGCGGTGTGGGCCAGATTCACCGCGAAGAATCCCAGAGGCAGTAACCAGGCGTTGACCCCCACCGGAAGCCAGCGGGCCCCGGCCACCAGTGCCAGCAGCACCAGGGCGGCGGCCGCGGAACCGAAGCTCATCACCTTCTTGGCGGAGACATCCGACCAGATCCCGGAGATCCGGCCGCCGAGCAGGGCGGCCAACCCGGAGGCGATGAGGAAGGCGCCCAGGCCGCTGAGGTTCTCACCCACTTCCTGGGAGAGGGTGACGATGAAGGTGGTGGACAGGGCGCTGACCAACATCAGGGAGCGCACGATGACGAAACTCCGGAAAACACGGTCGCCGCGCAGCAGCTCAATGCAGTCCCACAACCAGTTCCGGTCCCGCTCCCCGGCTTTGTCTGCGTCGTGCTCCGGTTCGAGGATGCCCCGGAACACCAGGGCCGCAATGATCCAGGCCAGAGCGGAGGCGAAGATCAGTGCGGCGATCAGACCGGTGGGGACCGCACCAGGCAACACCAGCAGTCCCAGTCCCACCGCCAGGGTCACCGCACCACCTAGGGCGGTGGCGCGCCCGGTGATCTCACCACGCCCACCCTTGTGGATGGTCCGGCCCTGCACATCCTTGGAGGTGATCGAACAGAGCGCGCGGAACACCGCGAGGACCGCCAACAGCAGGATCACCGCCAGACCGAGGGGCCAGCCCTCCATGGTCAGTGCCACCACCCCGATCAAGGCTGCTGCCACCCCCTGACCCACCGAACCCCACATCCAGAGTGCGCGGCGGTCCGCATTGCCGGTCACCCAGGGGGTCAGGGCCGCCTGGGGGAGCATGGAACCAGCTTCACGGATCGGCACCAGCAGGGCGATGAAGAAACCCGGGGCGCCGGCCGACTGCAGTAGCCAGGGCAGCACAGTTTTGGCGGCCACGATCTGATCACCGATATTCTGCAGCCCATTGGACCAGATGAATCGGCGCGCATTGTGATCCTCATCCGGATATTTCTCCGTCGTCTCCAACTTCGCGCCTTTGCTCCTCGATGAATTTATACAGCGAAATTCTAGACCACTTGGTCTAAATTATGTGGGCGAACCAGTTTAAGGAGGCTCCCCATGAGCGATGCAGCACTACCTGTCATCTCCCTGCAGAAGCTTATCGACGGCCCCGGACGCGAGTCCGAGATCGCCCGCTTGCGCCAGGTGACTCACGAGGTGGGATTCTTCTACCTCGCCGACCACGGCATCCCCGAGGGCCTCGCCACCGACCTCTTCGCCGCCACCCGCCGCTTCTTCGCTCAACCGGATGAAGTGAAACGGGAGATCTCGAATATCCACTCCCCGCACTACCGCGGTTACGCCCACATCGGCGATGAACTGACCCAGGGCAAGGTGGACTGGCGGGAGCAGATCGACTTCGCCCTGGAGCTTCCCGCCCGTGCTGATGACCTCCAAAACCGCCCCTGGCAGGTGCTGGAGGGCCCGAATCTCTGGCCGGAATCCGTCCCGGAACTACGCGGTCTGGTGGAGAAGTGGCTGGAGTTGAACACTCAGGTGTCCCGTCAGTTGCTAGCCGCCTGGGCCCAGTCTCTGGGACAGTCGGCGGACTTCTTCGAGCAGGTCTCCCAGGAACCTTTTCCGCTGATGAAAATCGCCCGCTACCCCGGCCATGACGGTTCCGGTTCCGACCAGGGTGTGGGAGCTCACAAGGACTCCGGGGTGCTCACCCTGCTGCTGCCCGAACCTGGTTCCGTAGGCCTTCAGGTCGAGCGTGCAGGGGAGTGGATCGACGTGGCGGCAATCCCCGGTCTCTTCGTGGTCAATATCGGGGAGCTGCTGGAGGTCGCGACGGATGGTTATCTGGTGGCCACCCCGCACCGCGTGCTGCCCCCGGAACCGGGAACCGAACGTTATTCCCTGCCCTATTTCTTCACCAGCAGCCTGGATGGGGTCTTCCCCAGGGTGAAACTGCCGGCGGAGCTGGCCGCTGCCGCTACCGGGGTGGGGCGAGATATGGCGGGCCAGGAGATCAGCGGCATCACCGGGATCAATGTCCTCAAGTCCCGCCTACGTGCCCACCCGGAGATCACGGCGCGCTATCACGCGGCTCTCATCCCGGCTTAAACTCAGGGGCATGAGCCCCCAGTTCAGTCGTCGAGCCTTCTTCCGTGGTGTCGTGGTCCTGCTCTCCGGGGCAGTGCTGGCGGCCTGCGCACCCACCCCGCGGGGCTACTCCGGGGAGCGCCGCCCACTTCCCGTTCCACCCCTGGCCGAAGGGGAGCTTATCGACGGCCGCCGTACCTTCCGGCTCGATGCCGGGGAGATCAACGCCCGCATCCTTCCGGATGAGGACACCCCCGCCTGGGGCTTCAACGGCAACCACCTGGGGCCCACCCTGCTGCTGCCGCGCGGGGAAGAAGTACAGATGGAGGTTCACAACGGACTCGGGGAGATGACCACCATCCACTGGCACGGCATGAAACTGCCCGCCGAAATGGATGGCGGCCCACACCAGCCCATCGAGCCCGGGGAAACCTGGACCCCCACCTGGACGGTGGATCAACCCGCCGCCACCCTCTGGTACCACCCACACCCCCATGGCCTGACCGGATTGCACGCCTACCGGGGACTGGCCGGACTGCTCTACATCACTGACCCGGAGTCGACGGCCCTGAAGATCCCCCAGGATTACGGGGTGGATGACATCCCGGTGGTCCTGATGGACCACAATTTCAACGAGGACGGCAGTCTCAATGAGATCGAGGATCCGGACCTCGGACTCAGGGGAGAGGTGCCCACCGTCAACGGCATCACCAACGCCACCTTCACCGCCAGCACCCCCAGGCTGCGGCTTCGCCTTCTCGATGCCTCCACCATGCGCTTTTTCAACCTGCGTTTCTCCGATGGCCGCCCCTTCCAGGTCATCGCCGCCGACTCCGGGCTCCTGCCGGAACCGGTGGAGGTGGAGAATATCTACCTCAGTCCCGGTGAACGCGCCGAGATCCTGGTTGATCTGGACGTGGGGGAGGAGGTGATGCTGGAAGCAGCGGAATTTCCCGAGAACCTGGAGGTCCCGGAGGATGAGTTCTCCCTTGACTTCGGCCTGGGGGACCACTTCGAACTGCTCCAGCTTCGCGGACCCGCCGAGTCATCACCAGCTCCGGCGGCCCTTCCGGCCACCCTGATCCCGGCGATTGACCTTGATACGGAAGGTGCAGTGGAGCGGGAGTTTCGTCTCAACACCTTTGAAATCAACGGTGAAACCATGGACATGACCAGGGTGGATCTCATCATTGATCATGACCGCCCCGAGATCTGGACCGTGAGCAATGAGAACTCGGACTGGATCCACAACTTCCATATCCACAACGCTTTCTTCCACGTGCTTTCAGTGGAGGGAACCCAGGCCCCGATCTGGACCCAGGGGCCGAAAGACACCGTCGCTCTGCCGCCTGGGGCGAGCGTGCGCCTGGCTGTCAGTTTCGGCCCCTATCCGGACCCTGGCTGGGCCTACATGTACCACTGCCACATGCTCTTCCATGAGGATCAGGGGATGATGGGCCAATTCGTCATGCTCGAACCGGGGCAGGAAGTCGACCTGGGGGAGGTCTACGGGCACACCGCGCACTGATACCCCAGGGGGTGGGTCCCATGTGAGAGAAATGGATATTTATCAGCAAATGATTAATATTTCCTCATGCGTAAAACCTTGTTGGCCCTTGGTGTGGCCGCTTCCGTCACCTTCTCCACCATTGTTCCCGCTGCAGCTCAGACCACTGAGTTGGAGCCGGAGAACACCGCAGAGACCTCCCTCAGTGCGGAGCTCTCCAGCGAATCCGAATCCACTGAGTCAGAAGATTCTGAGACGCAGCTGTTCAGCTCCCTGTCTTCCGGAGGTTCCTCCGAGGGCGAGGCCGGGGAGCTTATCGGTGGCGCGGTCGTGCTGGCAGCTGTGGTCGGACTGGCTGGAGCCGGTGTCACCTGGGCGGTGCAGCAGCGCCTGATTCCCAACCCGCTGCCGGGCATCATTCCCGGACCCGCACCGAAGTCTGCTCCGGCGCCTGCGCCTGCTCCTGCGCCTGCGCCTGCTCCGGCGCCTGCGCCTGCGCCTGCTCCTGCGCCGAAGCCTTCCACTCAGGTGTACTACCAGAACTGCGCGGCAGTTTGGAATGCGATCGGGGGGCCCATCCGCAAGAATGACCCGGGTTACCGCTCCGCCCATGACCGTGACGGTGATGGTGTGGGCTGCGAGCGGGATCCCCGCTAGAGCCGGCTTCTACTCAGGAACAAAAGACCGCACCACCCTCAATTAAGGAGGGTGGTGCGGTCTTTTCATTCTGCTGTGCTTCCCCACCAGGACTCGAACCTGGAATGACGGTACCAAAAACCGTAGTGTTGCCATTACACCATGGGGAACGACAAGAACACACCTTACCCGATCACCTGGTGTGTCAGTCAATTGAGGAAGCGATAGGCTGGCAGTCATGGTTCGTCAGCGGATGACCGGCAAGGAACGCCGGGAACAGCTCATTTCGATCGGCAGAAGTGTCTTCGCCGAACGTGGCTTTGAAGGCACCAGTGTTGAGGAGGTTGCGGCCCGGGCAAATGTCTCCAAACCGGTGCTCTATGAACACTTCGGTGGCAAGGAGGGGCTCTATGCGGTGGTGGTCGACCGGGAGATGATCCGCCTTGAGAATCTGATCACCGAAGCTCTGCAAAAGGGTCGCTCCAAGGTGCGGATCGAACGTGCCGTGCTGGCCCTGCTGACCTATGTGGAGAAAGAGACCGATGGTTTCCAGATCCTGGTGCGTGATATGACCCCCGGCAAGGACCGCAGTTACTCCACACTGCTCAACACCGCAGTCGGGCAGGTCTCCCATATACTGGGCCATTCCTTCCAGCGGCAGGGACTGCAGGAGGAGGTTGCGGTGCTCTACGGCCAGGCCCTGGTGGGCATGGTCTCCACCACCGCCCAGTGGTGGCTTGATGAGCGTCAACCCCCGAAGGAGGAGGTTGCGGCGCATATCGTCAACCTCTGCTGGAACGGCCTGGCGGGGATGCTGGGCCAGCCGACCCTCTCCGATGAGGTCCTGGCGGAACTCGCGGAAGCGGAACGTGCCGAAGCTGAAAACATGTCTGCAGAAAATATCGAGGAGAACGCGTGAGCCCCCAGGGCAGCACCGAAACACCCATGCTCGCCGGTCTGGCCAAGGTTGCGGCCACCGATCCCAAGATCAGGGGCATGCTCAACCATGTCGGTGAGAAGTCACTGCACCTGACCGGCATCGACCAGGCACGCCCCTGGGCCATCGCCGCCCTGGCACAGCGTGCCCCGGTGCTGCTGGTCACCGCCACCGGTCGTGAAGCCGAGGATCTGACCGCCGAGCTCAAGGCGATCCTGGGGGACAAGGTCGCCTGGTTCCCCTCCTGGGAGACCCTGCCCCATGAGCGGATGAGCCCCGGTGTGGACAGTGTCGGCCAGCGCGCCCACGTCCTGCACCATCTGGCTGAACTGAAGGTGGTGGTCACCGCGGCGCGTGGCTTCTGCCAGCCGCTCCTTGGGGACACCCCCGGCCGGGCACCTGTCGTGCTCCGCGAAGAGACGGAGCATGACTTTGAGGAGCTGGTCCGTCAGCTGGTGTTCCGGGCCTACAGCCCGGTGGACATGGTGGCCAAGCGTGGGGAGTTCGCCACCCGTGGTGGCATCCTCGATATCTTCCCCACCACCTACAACTATCCCGTGCGGGTGGAGTTCTGGGGTGATGAGATCACCGAGATCCGGCAGTTCTCCGTCGCCGACCAGCGCACCCTGCCCGATGTGGCGGTCGGGGAGGTGGAGATCTATCCGGCACGCGAACTACCCATCACCGAGGGCGTCGCAAAGCGCGCCGCCGAGCTGCTGGTGGCCCATCCCGGCAACCCCACCCTCGTGGAGCTGCTGACCCGCATCTCCGAGCAGACTCCGGCGGAGGGGATGGAGGCACTGATCCCCGCACTCGTCGACACCCCCATGGTGACCTTGTCTGAGCTGATGCCCCAGGGCACCCATGTGCTGTTGGTCGCACCGGAGAAGATCCGCACCCGCATCACCGACCTGGCGGCCACCGACGCGGAGTTCCTCGCCGCCGGATGGGAGGCCGCCGCGATGGGAGCCAGCGGACCGGTGGCCGCCGAGGGCCTGGACCTTTCCGCCTCCTCCTACCGCTCCTATGAATCCCTGCAGGTCACCGCGGAGAAGAACAAGATCGCGTGGTGGACCTTCGCCCCGCCCGGCATGTTCCAGGCCGATGAGGCAGACACCCTGCCCCTGGAATATGAACCCGGCCCCACCCCGCGTGGCGACGCCACCGCCATCGAGGAAATGATGGCACTCCTGCTCGCCCACACCAGGATCGGGGGCCGCGCCGCCTTCATCGCACCCGCCGAAGGCGCCATTAAGCGCATGGTGGAACGCTTCGCCGAGAAGGGCATCCCCACCAAGGTGGCAACCCCCGGCTGGGAACCCACCCCCGGTGAAGTCACCCTCTACCGGGCGCTCAGCCACGCCGGACTGGTTTTCCCCAAGGTCCGCAAGCA is a genomic window containing:
- a CDS encoding isopenicillin N synthase family dioxygenase — encoded protein: MSDAALPVISLQKLIDGPGRESEIARLRQVTHEVGFFYLADHGIPEGLATDLFAATRRFFAQPDEVKREISNIHSPHYRGYAHIGDELTQGKVDWREQIDFALELPARADDLQNRPWQVLEGPNLWPESVPELRGLVEKWLELNTQVSRQLLAAWAQSLGQSADFFEQVSQEPFPLMKIARYPGHDGSGSDQGVGAHKDSGVLTLLLPEPGSVGLQVERAGEWIDVAAIPGLFVVNIGELLEVATDGYLVATPHRVLPPEPGTERYSLPYFFTSSLDGVFPRVKLPAELAAAATGVGRDMAGQEISGITGINVLKSRLRAHPEITARYHAALIPA
- a CDS encoding multicopper oxidase family protein, with product MSPQFSRRAFFRGVVVLLSGAVLAACAPTPRGYSGERRPLPVPPLAEGELIDGRRTFRLDAGEINARILPDEDTPAWGFNGNHLGPTLLLPRGEEVQMEVHNGLGEMTTIHWHGMKLPAEMDGGPHQPIEPGETWTPTWTVDQPAATLWYHPHPHGLTGLHAYRGLAGLLYITDPESTALKIPQDYGVDDIPVVLMDHNFNEDGSLNEIEDPDLGLRGEVPTVNGITNATFTASTPRLRLRLLDASTMRFFNLRFSDGRPFQVIAADSGLLPEPVEVENIYLSPGERAEILVDLDVGEEVMLEAAEFPENLEVPEDEFSLDFGLGDHFELLQLRGPAESSPAPAALPATLIPAIDLDTEGAVEREFRLNTFEINGETMDMTRVDLIIDHDRPEIWTVSNENSDWIHNFHIHNAFFHVLSVEGTQAPIWTQGPKDTVALPPGASVRLAVSFGPYPDPGWAYMYHCHMLFHEDQGMMGQFVMLEPGQEVDLGEVYGHTAH
- a CDS encoding excalibur calcium-binding domain-containing protein, producing the protein MRKTLLALGVAASVTFSTIVPAAAQTTELEPENTAETSLSAELSSESESTESEDSETQLFSSLSSGGSSEGEAGELIGGAVVLAAVVGLAGAGVTWAVQQRLIPNPLPGIIPGPAPKSAPAPAPAPAPAPAPAPAPAPAPAPKPSTQVYYQNCAAVWNAIGGPIRKNDPGYRSAHDRDGDGVGCERDPR
- a CDS encoding TetR/AcrR family transcriptional regulator: MVRQRMTGKERREQLISIGRSVFAERGFEGTSVEEVAARANVSKPVLYEHFGGKEGLYAVVVDREMIRLENLITEALQKGRSKVRIERAVLALLTYVEKETDGFQILVRDMTPGKDRSYSTLLNTAVGQVSHILGHSFQRQGLQEEVAVLYGQALVGMVSTTAQWWLDERQPPKEEVAAHIVNLCWNGLAGMLGQPTLSDEVLAELAEAERAEAENMSAENIEENA